The DNA segment TGACCATCCTGGCGCCGCTCTCCACCTTCCTGCTCACGGTGTGCGTGGGCACGGGCCATGCCGTCTACGCGCTGCTGCCGGTGATCTCCGACGTGGCGCTCAAGACGCGCATCCGGCCCGAGCGCCCCATGGCCATCTCCAGCGTGGCGTCGCAGATGGGCATCACCGCCAGCCCCGTGGCCGCCGCTGTCACCACCTTCCTGGCCATGGCCGCCAAGAACGGGCATCCCGTAGGCCTGTTCGACATCATCCGGATCACCCTGCCCGCCGGCATCGTCGGCGTCCTGGCCGCCGCGGCCTGGAGCTACAACCGCGGGAAGGAACTGGACGAGGACCCCGAGTTCCTGGAGCGGATGAAGGATCCCGACTTCGCCAAGGCCCTGGACGCCAACGTCACCACCCTGGACAAGGTGATCCCCTTCAAGGCCAAGCTGTCCGTGGGGCTGTTCTTCGCGGGCGTCCTGACCATCGTCCTGATCGCCCTCAAGCCCGGCATCCTGCCCCTGATGAACGGGAAGGCCATCCCCATGACCACCGTGGTGCAGATCATCATGCTGGCCTTCGGCGCCTTCATCCTGTTCGCCACCGACGTGAAGGCCCCCGAGATCGCCCGATCCAGCGTGTTCATCGCGGGCATGATCGCCGTGGTCTCCATCTTCGGCATCGCGTGGATGAGCGAGACCTTCATCAAGGCCAACGAGAGCTACCTGGTGGCCAACATCAAGGCCATGGTCCAGGTGGCGCCGTGGACCTTCGCCCTGGCCATGTTCGCCGTGTCGGCCTTCGTCAAGAGCCAGGCCGCGACGCTCACCATCATGCTGCCCTTCGGCTACGCCCTGGGCCTGCCGACGCCGCTGCTGCTGGGCCTGATCCCCGCGAGCTACGCCTACTTCTTCTTCGCCTTCTACCCCAGCGACCTTGCCGCCATCAACATGGACCGCACCGGCACCACGCGCATCGGCAAGTTCCTCCTCAACCACAGCTTCATGATCCCCGGCCTCATCGGCGTCAGCGTCTCCACCTGCGTCGCCTTCGGGCTGTCCAAGCTCCTGGCCTGAGCCCCCGCCGCCCTCCGGAACGCCCCGCGCCGCGGGGCGTTCTTCTGGCAGCATGCGGGAGGGAGGTTCCCGTGCGCGAGTTCAGGATCGCCGTCATCCCCAGCGACGGCATCGGCAAGGAAGTGGTTCCGGAGGGCATCCGCGTGCTGGAGGCCGCGGCCCGGAAGCACGGCCTGCGGTTCCGGTGGGACACCTTCCCGTGGAGCTGCGAATACCATCTTCGGACGGGCCGGATGATGCCCGAGGACGGCCTCGACCAGATCCGCCACCATGACGCCATCTTCCTGGGCGCGGTCGGATTCCCCGGCGTGCCGGACCACGTGTCGCTGTGGGGCCTGCTGATCCCCATCCGCCGCGGCTTCCGCCAGTACGCCAACCTGCGTCCCGTGAAGCTCATGCCCGGCGTGCCCTGCCCCCTCGCGGGGCGGGAAGTAGGCGACATCGACTTCATCGTCGTGCGCGAGAACAACGAGGGCGAGTACTCCAGCATCGGCGGCCGCCTCTACGAGGGCACGGACCAGGAGATGGCCGTGCAGCAGAGCGTGTTCACCCGCCAGGGCACGGACCGCATCCTGAAGGTGGCCTTCGACCTCGCCCAGTCGCGGCCCAAGAAGCACCTCACCTCGGCCACCAAATCCAACGGGATCGCCATCACCATGCCCTACTGGGACGAGCGGGTGGAGGCCATGTCCGCGGGCTATCCCGACGTGAAGGTGGACCGGTTTCACATCGACATCCTCGCCGCCCACTTCGTCCGCAATCCGCACTGGTTCGACGTGGTGGTGGGCTCCAACCTGTTCGGCGACATCCTGTCGGACCTCGGCCCCGCCTGCACCGGCACCATCGCCATCGCCCCCAGCGCCAACCTGAACCCCGAGCGGGAGTTCCCCTCCATGTTCGAGCCCGTCCACGGTTCCGCGCCCGACATCTACGGGAAGGGCATCGCCAATCCGGTGGGCCAGATCTGGGCCGGCGCCATGATGCTGGACCACCTGGGCTGCTCCGAAGCCGCCGCCTCCGTCCTGGCCGCCATCGAAACGGTGCTGGCGAAAGGCCCGCGCACCCCCGACATGGGCGGAACCGCCAGCACCTCCGACATGGGAAAGGCCATCGCCGAAGCGGTGTGAGCCGCGAATGGCAAAGGATCTTTCACCACCAAGACACCACGGCACGAAGAAGGAAAGAAGTCCGCTTTTCTTGGTGTCTTGGCGTCTTGGTGGTGATCTTTTCTTCCTGGATCCTCAGCGCGGCCGGATCGCCCGGTCCGAAGGAATCGGCGCGACGGCGCCCCGCCCCTGCTTCTCCAGGACCTTGGCCTGGAGCGTGCGGGCGGCACGCCCGCGGAGTCGGATCACCCGGCCTCCCTCGCCCAGCCGGAACTCCGCCGCGCCCAGGAAGCTCCAGCGGGAGGCGTCGATCTCCTTCTCGATCCGGATCACGTTCCATGGAATCGACGCCGGCCCGCGCCACCAGGCGGGTTGGAAGGGAAAGGGCTGCCTGAGGTGGAGGCAGCGGCGGCCGGCCTTGTAGGACATCGGCGTGTGGCCCCGGAAGGTCCGGAAGTCCGTCTGCAGCCATCCCAGGTTGGCCTCGATGGGATCTGACCTATCCGCGGGAAAGGCCGCGTACAGCGCCGGAATCCCCAGCATCCGGTGGGTGAGCGCCGATCCCAGGAAGAAGAAGATCGGCGCGAAGAGGATCACCCACGGCGGCGGAGGCGGGCCGTTGCGGACGAGGAGAAGCGCGACGGGAATCACGGCTTCGCGCGGCGCTTGGCCGCCTGCCAGGCCGCTTCCATCTCATCCAGGGTCCGGTGCTCCCAGCCGCCATGGGCGCGGGCATCATCCTCCACCGCGGCGAACCGGTCCCGGAAGCGGAGCATCTGGCGGCGCAGGGCGGCGTCGGGATCCACGCCCTTCTTCCGCGCCCACTGCATGAGGCTGAACAGGACGTCGCCGAATTCCTCCTCCACCCGCTGGGGATCCGACTCCGCCTGCAGCTCGGCCACCTCTTCCTTCACCTTGTCGAGGACGCCCTCCAGATCGGGCCACTCGAAGCCCACCTTCGCGCAGCGGCGGCCGATCTCCAGGGCCTCCTCCAGCGGCGACAGCGCGGCGGGAATGCCTTCCAGTAGGCGCGGCTCCTGGTCCGGAGGCAGCCCCTTCTCCTCGCGCTTGATGGCGGCCCAGTTGGCCAGCACGTCCTCGCTGCCCGAAACCGCCACTTCGGCGAACACGTGGGGATGCCGGCGCACCAGCTTCTCCACCACGGTCCGCTCCACGTCGTGCAGGTCCCAGGCCCCCCGGTCCGCCGCCAATTGGGCATGGAAGGCGATCTGGAGCCACAGATCGCCCAGCTCCTCCCGGAGATGGGCCTCCGTGGCCGCGTCGCCGGGCCGGTGCGCCGCCAGCGCATCCAACACCTCCGCCGCCTCCTCGCGGAGGTAGCGGGCCAGGCTCTGATGATCCTGCTTCAAGTCCCAGGGGCAGCCCGTCTCCGGCTTCCGGAGCGCGGCCATCACGGCGCGGAGGGTGGTGGGTTCCATGCCCCAGGGTACCGCGGAGCGAAGGGTTTTGTTTTTAACCGCAGATGACGCCGATGGCGCAGATCAAGCCGCATCCGTTTTTCATCTGCGAAATCTGCGTCATCCGTGGTTAAAAAAGCAGCTTTCCCTCAAGCGCGCAGTCCCCCAAGAATCGCCCTGGCCAAGTCGGTGAGCGACGGATCCCGCGCCCCCATGACGAGGATCAGATCGCCGGGCCGCGCTTCGGCGGCGAGGCGCTCCGCCAGCCA comes from the Geothrix sp. 21YS21S-4 genome and includes:
- a CDS encoding anaerobic C4-dicarboxylate transporter, translated to MSPALMFWVQFFLVLGAILIGIRRGGVALGLIGGLGVAALVLVFRVAPGTPPIDVMLIILAVVTASATLQVAGGLDYLVQLTERLLRAHPKQVTILAPLSTFLLTVCVGTGHAVYALLPVISDVALKTRIRPERPMAISSVASQMGITASPVAAAVTTFLAMAAKNGHPVGLFDIIRITLPAGIVGVLAAAAWSYNRGKELDEDPEFLERMKDPDFAKALDANVTTLDKVIPFKAKLSVGLFFAGVLTIVLIALKPGILPLMNGKAIPMTTVVQIIMLAFGAFILFATDVKAPEIARSSVFIAGMIAVVSIFGIAWMSETFIKANESYLVANIKAMVQVAPWTFALAMFAVSAFVKSQAATLTIMLPFGYALGLPTPLLLGLIPASYAYFFFAFYPSDLAAINMDRTGTTRIGKFLLNHSFMIPGLIGVSVSTCVAFGLSKLLA
- a CDS encoding tartrate dehydrogenase; amino-acid sequence: MREFRIAVIPSDGIGKEVVPEGIRVLEAAARKHGLRFRWDTFPWSCEYHLRTGRMMPEDGLDQIRHHDAIFLGAVGFPGVPDHVSLWGLLIPIRRGFRQYANLRPVKLMPGVPCPLAGREVGDIDFIVVRENNEGEYSSIGGRLYEGTDQEMAVQQSVFTRQGTDRILKVAFDLAQSRPKKHLTSATKSNGIAITMPYWDERVEAMSAGYPDVKVDRFHIDILAAHFVRNPHWFDVVVGSNLFGDILSDLGPACTGTIAIAPSANLNPEREFPSMFEPVHGSAPDIYGKGIANPVGQIWAGAMMLDHLGCSEAAASVLAAIETVLAKGPRTPDMGGTASTSDMGKAIAEAV
- the mazG gene encoding nucleoside triphosphate pyrophosphohydrolase, with product MEPTTLRAVMAALRKPETGCPWDLKQDHQSLARYLREEAAEVLDALAAHRPGDAATEAHLREELGDLWLQIAFHAQLAADRGAWDLHDVERTVVEKLVRRHPHVFAEVAVSGSEDVLANWAAIKREEKGLPPDQEPRLLEGIPAALSPLEEALEIGRRCAKVGFEWPDLEGVLDKVKEEVAELQAESDPQRVEEEFGDVLFSLMQWARKKGVDPDAALRRQMLRFRDRFAAVEDDARAHGGWEHRTLDEMEAAWQAAKRRAKP